Part of the Aestuariirhabdus haliotis genome is shown below.
ATTTTTAGAGTCGGTTTTAAAGAGTTTACCCGCTTGCGCCAGCAGACCGACGCGGACCCTGAAGCCGTCATGGATGGGGCGCAACGGGCGATGCGAGTGGCTATGTCCCGTGAAGAGGAAAAACTCGAAACTAACCTTCCTTTTCTGGCAACGGTGGGATCGACCAGCCCCTATGTGGGCCTGTTTGGTACCGTCATTGGTATTATGAATTCGTTTCGCGGTTTGGCGAATGTGCACCAAGCCACTCTGGCTTCGGTAGCACCAGGCATAGCTGAGGCACTTATTGCAACAGCAATGGGGCTGCTTGCCGCCATTCCTGCAGTGGTGGCCTATAACCGGTTTTCTGCCCGGGTTGAAAGCACTATTAATGGTTATGACACCTTCGCTGATGAGTTCTCCAGTATCCTGCATCGCAAGGTGCATTCCCGTGTGACCCAGGAATAACGCAATGGCTAAGCAGAGGCAGCGTCGCAAGCCGATAGCCGAAATAAATGTGGTGCCTTACATCGATGTCATGATGGTGCTGCTTATTGTATTTATGGTCGCAGCCCCCTTATTGACCCAGGGCGTTCAGGTCGATCTCCCGAAAACCAATGCCAAGCCGATGCAGATGCCGGAAGATGAAGAGGTGCTTATTATCTCGATCAAGGCCGATGGTAGCTATTATCTGAACATCGGTCAGAAACAGGAGGAGCCGATAGGTCTGTCTTTATTGACAGAGCAAGTCAGTAA
Proteins encoded:
- the tolQ gene encoding protein TolQ, encoding MPMWSLIVEASWVVQLVMLLLVVASVVSWVMIIQRAILLRNTRNSLRAFEDRFWSGIDLGKLYREVSTQPDPDSGAEHIFRVGFKEFTRLRQQTDADPEAVMDGAQRAMRVAMSREEEKLETNLPFLATVGSTSPYVGLFGTVIGIMNSFRGLANVHQATLASVAPGIAEALIATAMGLLAAIPAVVAYNRFSARVESTINGYDTFADEFSSILHRKVHSRVTQE
- the tolR gene encoding protein TolR; the protein is MAKQRQRRKPIAEINVVPYIDVMMVLLIVFMVAAPLLTQGVQVDLPKTNAKPMQMPEDEEVLIISIKADGSYYLNIGQKQEEPIGLSLLTEQVSKILRAQPQRPVMIKGDQKVPYGAVVTAMASLQESGVDNVGLITDPKDL